The Daucus carota subsp. sativus chromosome 2, DH1 v3.0, whole genome shotgun sequence genome includes a window with the following:
- the LOC108207135 gene encoding uncharacterized protein LOC108207135 codes for MDRETFLDMVREVANQQRQNPGANNVPNQEGQTMFDRFMKQRPNCFEEAKHPMDAEAWIDHMEKIFRVLNCSEEEKARFGIYRLEGDASTWWKSVVASHPAGYEDTLTWNVFKAQFDQRYFPASVREEYAREYQNIAQKEDESVTDFQIRFQRLANYARSIAGNDADKIMKFKWALKDSVRNHIISNRYATMDSLVDSARDQELHQVDCAKRLEVQDQKRKRDDDPPKFQNNGESSGGFKQNNQRYNTRSFQQKNGNQGNQQNRSGGQTESQDGGRSACAHCGKMHSGVCHWISRACFNCGRQGHTIRDCKAPLKKSGDQNDTNKKDEQKSSGRVFSLGANDAANSSGM; via the coding sequence ATGGACAGGGAGACTTTCTTGGACATGGTTAGGGAAGTCGCAAatcaacaaaggcaaaacccAGGCGCTAATAATGTGCCAAATCAAGAAGGTCAAACTATGTTCGACCGTTTTATGAAGCAAAGGCCTAACTGTTTCGAAGAAGCCAAACACCCTATGGATGCTGAGGCTTGGATTGATCACATGGAGAAAATATTTCGAGTCCTTAATTGTTCTGAGGAGGAGAAAGCTCGCTTTGGTATTTACCGTCTTGAAGGTGATGCTAGTACTTGGTGGAAATCAGTGGTGGCTTCCCATCCGGCTGGATATGAGGACACTCTCACCTGGAATGTGTTTAAGGCGCAATTTGATCAAAGATACTTTCCTGCTAGTGTTCGCGAGGAGTATGCTCGTGAGTACCAGAATATTGCTCAGAAGGAGGATGAGTCTGTCACAGATTTCCAGATTCGATTTCAGAGGTTGGCTAATTATGCTCGGTCTATTGCTGGGAACGACGCTGATAAAATCATGAAGTTTAAATGGGCTTTGAAGGATTCCGTACGCAACCATATCATTTCAAATCGCTACGCTACTATGGATAGTTTGGTGGACAGTGCTAGAGATCAGGAGCTCCATCAGGTGGACTGTGCCAAACGTCTTGAGGTTCAGGACCAAAAGCGAAAGAGGGATGATGATCCTCCCAAATTCCAGAATAATGGAGAATCTTCGGGTGGATTTAAACAAAACAATCAGAGGTACAACACCCGCAGTTTTCAGCAGAAAAATGGGAATCAGGGGAATCAGCAAAATAGGTCAGGCGGTCAAACCGAGAGTCAGGATGGAGGAAGGTCTGCTTGTGCACACTGTGGGAAAATGCACAGTGGTGTTTGTCACTGGATTTCAAGAgcatgcttcaattgtggtcgTCAAGGTCACACTATTCGGGACTGTAAGGCACCGTTGAAGAAATCGGGAGATCAGAACGATACTAATAAGAAGGATGAGCAAAAGAGTTCGGGACGTGTGTTTTCTCTCGGTGCAAATGATGCTGCCAACTCATCAGGTATGTAA